In Mytilus trossulus isolate FHL-02 unplaced genomic scaffold, PNRI_Mtr1.1.1.hap1 h1tg000128l__unscaffolded, whole genome shotgun sequence, one DNA window encodes the following:
- the LOC134700238 gene encoding protocadherin-11 X-linked-like isoform X1 produces the protein MTSSSVRQLFLLLALDVYHSFTAAQESTSLSYSFREEQMEGTFVGNVARDSLLYGNVTQEEFSHMRFQILTQGNQHALLFKINETSSSLYSKQVLDREILCPYQKVCFLNFNVAVYKRDSKNGLLDLYKIIQINVSIEDTNDNSPVFPNSEIALTVEEAVSVGYILYTSAADDKDTGFNNSVQTYELVPGNEMFGLDVTKNLDGSSDLGLIVNYKLDRETRDFYQLKIFARDGGFPQRTGTLTVNMSITDFNDNRPLFSQPTYQTSVPESASLKTPILALRASDADIGQNGKFSYRFNSRVLSKVTEVFAVNETSGEIYVIAGLDYEEEKQYQFLVEVVDHGRIPLSSSAMVTVDVVDINDNAPQINTNFPPGGTLISESAEVGRYIATVSVSDKDLGSNGKVLCQILGDHFKLEELYTNMYKIVISSKLDYEAKKAHNITLTCQDQGIPQQQNTTSFTIYVKDENDNSPVFKTNMYRATILENLETFQEIVQISATDKDSGDNGKVSYSLHTDAGDNFIIDNETGVVKTNAVFDREAFIDSEVRFHVNASDDGIPQQMSSILVVLTLEDINDHPPTFKKSIFIFNALEGQENEPTVGTVTAEDLDAGSNGQFTFSFRFPSPNVFYLDPNTGVIKCSKLDREVQSQYNFTIQVTDKGNPPLSSTAEVTVNVFDDNDNPPIIHMPNINNDTFYVPYTAAAGTVIMTINATDSDLGNNARLLYGIDSISPNNPNIFRLDMHSGNLSVAKSMHLYDSDTYRVLISVKDSGYSQHVTYFRFNVVVTLTNETSLTVKQKEEQGTNVVIVAVIIVVTIVLSAAIIITICVIRRLDLGHRQQKKNNQETMYEKRMFNSNHNETISTESSQFSDAPLKKKNKKEVSFSLSEESDSVNTSTFTNITSFSTSKHPGITFLDGKIIDNPQASSSLITSNTQNPETSKHSYGDKQYGIDCLGYQADPRPQSPGYWYQQLKEQEAREMQLLPHKNDDAHSEASAESATSDSGRGGSEEDIHSNRGHPFSDTDEPYKSGNHSSKNSSLLHSSFDTPIKNKSSDSYPRNISFSDDSVNANTTVDELKSKYVKRKEALVASYMNAHLPNFSQSGISAIQTPSRNNLSHGRTLETLDEASHSAYGLRYSMQDIDTMSDSIATRDDDGASTTTSGSYTINPDELVNEIDNLFFNSDIIV, from the exons ATGACAAGTTCAAGTGTTCGTCAGTTGTTTCTATTATTAGCTTTGGACGTGTATCACAGCTTTACTGCTGCACAGGAATCTACCTCGCTCAGTTATAGTTTTCGTGAAGAACAAATGGAGGGCACTTTCGTTGGAAATGTTGCACGAGACAGTTTACTTTATGGAAATGTTACGCAAGAGGAATTTAGTCATATgagatttcaaattttaacgCAGGGAAACCAGCATGCacttctttttaaaatcaatgaaaCAAGCAGTTCTCTTTACAGTAAACAAGTTTTAGATCGTGAAATTTTATGTCCGTATCAGAAAGTTTGCTTCCTGAATTTCAATGTTGCTGTTTATAAAAGGGATTCAAAAAATGGATTATTAGATCTCtacaaaattattcaaataaatgtcTCGATAGAGGATACGAACGACAACTCTCCAGTTTTTCCTAACTCTGAAATAGCATTGACAGTCGAAGAAGCAGTATCTGtgggatatatattatatacaagtGCAGCAGACGACAAGGACACAGGGTTCAATAACTCCGTCCAAACTTACGAACTTGTTCCTGGAAATGAAATGTTTGGACTAGATGTCACCAAAAATTTGGATGGGTCATCTGATCTTGGACTCATTGTGAATTATAAGTTAGATCGTGAAACAAGGGATTTTTATcagttgaaaatatttgctCGTGATGGTGGATTTCCACAAAGAACTGGAACTTTAACAGTGAATATGAGTATAACTGATTTCAACGACAACCGTCCACTTTTTTCACAACCAACATATCAAACTAGTGTTCCTGAAAGTGCATCTTTAAAAACACCAATTCTTGCACTTAGAGCTTCTGATGCTGACATTGGACAAAATGGAAAATTTTCTTATCGTTTTAATTCAAGAGTATTGTCGAAAGTAACAGAAGTTTTTGCAGTCAATGAGACCTCAGGAGAAATCTATGTTATTGCAGGACTGGATTATGAGGAGGAAAAACAGTATCAATTCTTGGTTGAAGTGGTGGATCATGGGAGAATTCCACTTTCATCGTCTGCCATGGTAACTGTTGATGTTGTTGATATCAATGACAATGCacctcaaataaatacaaattttccaCCAGGTGGCACTCTGATCTCAGAATCTGCAGAAGTTGGACGTTACATTGCTACAGTTTCTGTATCCGATAAAGATTTAGGCTCTAACGGAAAAGTGCTATGTCAGATTTTAGGGGACCATTTCAAACTTGAAGAATTGTACACTAATATGTATAAGATAGTGATCAGTAGTAAACTGGATTACGAAGCAAAGAAAGCTCATAATATAACATTAACATGCCAAGATCAGGGAATTCCCCAACAGCAAAATACCACTTCCTTCACAATCTATGTCAAAGATGAAAATGACAATTCACCTGTATTTAAAACTAACATGTATAGAGCAaccattttagaaaatttggAAACTTTTCAAGAAATTGTTCAGATATCGGCAACTGACAAGGATAGTGGTGACAATGGTAAAGTTTCATACTCTTTACACACTGATGCAGGTGATAATTTCATCATTGACAATGAAACGGGTGTAGTTAAAACCAATGCTGTTTTTGATCGTGAAGCATTTATAGACTCTGAAGTGAGATTTCATGTGAATGCCTCTGATGATGGAATACCTCAACAAATGTCATCAATATTGGTTGTGTTAACATTAGAAGACATTAACGACCATCCACCAACtttcaaaaaatcaatattcatatttaatgcTTTGGAGGGGCAAGAAAATGAACCAACTGTTGGAACAGTTACAGCTGAAGATCTTGACGCAGGTTCCAACGGACAATTTACTTTTTCATTCCGTTTTCCATCACCAAATGTTTTCTACCTTGACCCAAATACAGGTGTCATCAAATGCAGCAAGCTCGACCGAGAAGTACAGTCACAGTACAACTTTACCATCCAAGTCACTGATAAAGGCAATCCACCATTATCGTCGACTGCTGAAGTCACTGTGAATGTGTTTGATGACAATGATAACCCACCCATTATACACATGCCTAATATCAACAATGATACATTTTACGTTCCTTACACAGCCGCAGCAGGAACAGTCATCATGACTATAAATGCAACAGACAGTGACCTTGGAAACAATGCCCGTCTGCTCTATGGCATCGACAGCATTTCACCAAATAATCCAAACATTTTCAGACTTGATATGCATTCTGGGAATTTATCTGTTGCAAAAAGTATGCATTTGTACGACTCTGATACTTACAGAGTGTTGATTTCTGTCAAAGACAGTGGATACAGTCAGCATGTGACCTACTTTCGTTTTAATGTTGTTGTGACCTTGACCAATGAAACAAGTctgactgtcaaacagaaagaAGAACAAGGAACAAATGTTGTCATAGTTGCTGTCATTATCGTCGTGACGATTGTACTTTCAGCAGCCATTATTATAACAATCTGTGTCATTAGGCGTTTGGATCTGGGTCATCGTCAACAGAAAAAGAATAACCAAGAAACCATGTATGAGAAACGGATGTTCAATTCAAACCATAATGAGACCATTTCTACAGAATCATCACAATTTTCAGACGCAccattgaagaagaaaaacaaaaaggaaGTCAGCTTTTCGTTAAGTGAAGAATCTGATTCTGTGAATACATCAACATTTACGAACATTACGTCATTCTCAACATCCAAACATCCTGGTATTACATTCTTAGATGGAAAAATTATAGAC aatCCACAAGCCAGTAGTTCTTTGATCACCAGCAATACACAGAATCCAGAAACCAGTAAACATTCATATGGTGACAAGCAATACGGGATAGATTGTCTTGGGTACCAGGCTGACCCCCGTCCACAGAGTCCAGGTTACTGGTACCAACAGCTTAAAGAGCAAGAG GCAAGAGAGATGCAACTACTACCTCATAAAAATGATGATGCACACAGTGAAGCTTCTGCAGAATCGGCAACAAGTGACAGTGGCCGAGGGGGCAGCGAAGAAGATATCCATAGCAACAGAGGTCACCCCTTCAGTGACACAG atgAGCCATACAAATCAGGCAACCATTCTTCTAAGAACTCCAGTCTTTTACATTCCAGTTTTGATACGccaatcaaaaataaatcatcagACAGTTATCCACGGAATATAAGCTTCAGTGATGATAGTGTAAATGCAAATACAACAGTCGatgaattaaaatcaaaatatgtcaaacGGAAAGAGGCGTTAGTGGCGTCATACATGAACGCACATTTGCCGAACTTTTCACAAAGTGGAATTAGTGCTATTCAGACTCCTTCACGGAATAATTTATCTCACGGAAGAACTTTAGAAACTCTTGATGAGGCATCTCACAGTGCATACGGACTTAGATACTCCATGCAAGATATCGACACAATGAGTGACAGTATCGCCACGCGGGATGACGACGGAGCCAGTACGACAACGTCGGGAAGTTACACGATAAATCCTGACGAGCTAGTCAACGAAATagacaatttatttttcaattcagACATTATTGTGTAG
- the LOC134700238 gene encoding protocadherin-9-like isoform X2: MTSSSVRQLFLLLALDVYHSFTAAQESTSLSYSFREEQMEGTFVGNVARDSLLYGNVTQEEFSHMRFQILTQGNQHALLFKINETSSSLYSKQVLDREILCPYQKVCFLNFNVAVYKRDSKNGLLDLYKIIQINVSIEDTNDNSPVFPNSEIALTVEEAVSVGYILYTSAADDKDTGFNNSVQTYELVPGNEMFGLDVTKNLDGSSDLGLIVNYKLDRETRDFYQLKIFARDGGFPQRTGTLTVNMSITDFNDNRPLFSQPTYQTSVPESASLKTPILALRASDADIGQNGKFSYRFNSRVLSKVTEVFAVNETSGEIYVIAGLDYEEEKQYQFLVEVVDHGRIPLSSSAMVTVDVVDINDNAPQINTNFPPGGTLISESAEVGRYIATVSVSDKDLGSNGKVLCQILGDHFKLEELYTNMYKIVISSKLDYEAKKAHNITLTCQDQGIPQQQNTTSFTIYVKDENDNSPVFKTNMYRATILENLETFQEIVQISATDKDSGDNGKVSYSLHTDAGDNFIIDNETGVVKTNAVFDREAFIDSEVRFHVNASDDGIPQQMSSILVVLTLEDINDHPPTFKKSIFIFNALEGQENEPTVGTVTAEDLDAGSNGQFTFSFRFPSPNVFYLDPNTGVIKCSKLDREVQSQYNFTIQVTDKGNPPLSSTAEVTVNVFDDNDNPPIIHMPNINNDTFYVPYTAAAGTVIMTINATDSDLGNNARLLYGIDSISPNNPNIFRLDMHSGNLSVAKSMHLYDSDTYRVLISVKDSGYSQHVTYFRFNVVVTLTNETSLTVKQKEEQGTNVVIVAVIIVVTIVLSAAIIITICVIRRLDLGHRQQKKNNQETMYEKRMFNSNHNETISTESSQFSDAPLKKKNKKEVSFSLSEESDSVNTSTFTNITSFSTSKHPGITFLDGKIIDNPQASSSLITSNTQNPETSKHSYGDKQYGIDCLGYQADPRPQSPGYWYQQLKEQEAREMQLLPHKNDDAHSEASAESATSDSGRGGSEEDIHSNRGHPFSDTVVFYQCYV, encoded by the exons ATGACAAGTTCAAGTGTTCGTCAGTTGTTTCTATTATTAGCTTTGGACGTGTATCACAGCTTTACTGCTGCACAGGAATCTACCTCGCTCAGTTATAGTTTTCGTGAAGAACAAATGGAGGGCACTTTCGTTGGAAATGTTGCACGAGACAGTTTACTTTATGGAAATGTTACGCAAGAGGAATTTAGTCATATgagatttcaaattttaacgCAGGGAAACCAGCATGCacttctttttaaaatcaatgaaaCAAGCAGTTCTCTTTACAGTAAACAAGTTTTAGATCGTGAAATTTTATGTCCGTATCAGAAAGTTTGCTTCCTGAATTTCAATGTTGCTGTTTATAAAAGGGATTCAAAAAATGGATTATTAGATCTCtacaaaattattcaaataaatgtcTCGATAGAGGATACGAACGACAACTCTCCAGTTTTTCCTAACTCTGAAATAGCATTGACAGTCGAAGAAGCAGTATCTGtgggatatatattatatacaagtGCAGCAGACGACAAGGACACAGGGTTCAATAACTCCGTCCAAACTTACGAACTTGTTCCTGGAAATGAAATGTTTGGACTAGATGTCACCAAAAATTTGGATGGGTCATCTGATCTTGGACTCATTGTGAATTATAAGTTAGATCGTGAAACAAGGGATTTTTATcagttgaaaatatttgctCGTGATGGTGGATTTCCACAAAGAACTGGAACTTTAACAGTGAATATGAGTATAACTGATTTCAACGACAACCGTCCACTTTTTTCACAACCAACATATCAAACTAGTGTTCCTGAAAGTGCATCTTTAAAAACACCAATTCTTGCACTTAGAGCTTCTGATGCTGACATTGGACAAAATGGAAAATTTTCTTATCGTTTTAATTCAAGAGTATTGTCGAAAGTAACAGAAGTTTTTGCAGTCAATGAGACCTCAGGAGAAATCTATGTTATTGCAGGACTGGATTATGAGGAGGAAAAACAGTATCAATTCTTGGTTGAAGTGGTGGATCATGGGAGAATTCCACTTTCATCGTCTGCCATGGTAACTGTTGATGTTGTTGATATCAATGACAATGCacctcaaataaatacaaattttccaCCAGGTGGCACTCTGATCTCAGAATCTGCAGAAGTTGGACGTTACATTGCTACAGTTTCTGTATCCGATAAAGATTTAGGCTCTAACGGAAAAGTGCTATGTCAGATTTTAGGGGACCATTTCAAACTTGAAGAATTGTACACTAATATGTATAAGATAGTGATCAGTAGTAAACTGGATTACGAAGCAAAGAAAGCTCATAATATAACATTAACATGCCAAGATCAGGGAATTCCCCAACAGCAAAATACCACTTCCTTCACAATCTATGTCAAAGATGAAAATGACAATTCACCTGTATTTAAAACTAACATGTATAGAGCAaccattttagaaaatttggAAACTTTTCAAGAAATTGTTCAGATATCGGCAACTGACAAGGATAGTGGTGACAATGGTAAAGTTTCATACTCTTTACACACTGATGCAGGTGATAATTTCATCATTGACAATGAAACGGGTGTAGTTAAAACCAATGCTGTTTTTGATCGTGAAGCATTTATAGACTCTGAAGTGAGATTTCATGTGAATGCCTCTGATGATGGAATACCTCAACAAATGTCATCAATATTGGTTGTGTTAACATTAGAAGACATTAACGACCATCCACCAACtttcaaaaaatcaatattcatatttaatgcTTTGGAGGGGCAAGAAAATGAACCAACTGTTGGAACAGTTACAGCTGAAGATCTTGACGCAGGTTCCAACGGACAATTTACTTTTTCATTCCGTTTTCCATCACCAAATGTTTTCTACCTTGACCCAAATACAGGTGTCATCAAATGCAGCAAGCTCGACCGAGAAGTACAGTCACAGTACAACTTTACCATCCAAGTCACTGATAAAGGCAATCCACCATTATCGTCGACTGCTGAAGTCACTGTGAATGTGTTTGATGACAATGATAACCCACCCATTATACACATGCCTAATATCAACAATGATACATTTTACGTTCCTTACACAGCCGCAGCAGGAACAGTCATCATGACTATAAATGCAACAGACAGTGACCTTGGAAACAATGCCCGTCTGCTCTATGGCATCGACAGCATTTCACCAAATAATCCAAACATTTTCAGACTTGATATGCATTCTGGGAATTTATCTGTTGCAAAAAGTATGCATTTGTACGACTCTGATACTTACAGAGTGTTGATTTCTGTCAAAGACAGTGGATACAGTCAGCATGTGACCTACTTTCGTTTTAATGTTGTTGTGACCTTGACCAATGAAACAAGTctgactgtcaaacagaaagaAGAACAAGGAACAAATGTTGTCATAGTTGCTGTCATTATCGTCGTGACGATTGTACTTTCAGCAGCCATTATTATAACAATCTGTGTCATTAGGCGTTTGGATCTGGGTCATCGTCAACAGAAAAAGAATAACCAAGAAACCATGTATGAGAAACGGATGTTCAATTCAAACCATAATGAGACCATTTCTACAGAATCATCACAATTTTCAGACGCAccattgaagaagaaaaacaaaaaggaaGTCAGCTTTTCGTTAAGTGAAGAATCTGATTCTGTGAATACATCAACATTTACGAACATTACGTCATTCTCAACATCCAAACATCCTGGTATTACATTCTTAGATGGAAAAATTATAGAC aatCCACAAGCCAGTAGTTCTTTGATCACCAGCAATACACAGAATCCAGAAACCAGTAAACATTCATATGGTGACAAGCAATACGGGATAGATTGTCTTGGGTACCAGGCTGACCCCCGTCCACAGAGTCCAGGTTACTGGTACCAACAGCTTAAAGAGCAAGAG GCAAGAGAGATGCAACTACTACCTCATAAAAATGATGATGCACACAGTGAAGCTTCTGCAGAATCGGCAACAAGTGACAGTGGCCGAGGGGGCAGCGAAGAAGATATCCATAGCAACAGAGGTCACCCCTTCAGTGACACAG TGGTATTTTATCAATGCTATGTTTAA